In Bacteroidales bacterium, the following proteins share a genomic window:
- the rplC gene encoding 50S ribosomal protein L3, which translates to MSGLIGKKIGMTSIFDANGKNIPCTVIQAGPCVVTQVRIKEVDGYEAIQLAFDDAKPKHINKPLKGHFAKAGAAPKRITREFTRFEVGHTKKFGDILYVDVFEEGEYVDVVGTSKGKGFQGVVNRHNFSGVGDSTHGQHNRLRAPGSIGASSYPSRVFKGMRMAGQMGDHRVKLINLQVLKIIPEKNLILVKGAVPGAKGSYVIIERWS; encoded by the coding sequence ATGTCAGGATTAATTGGAAAAAAAATAGGTATGACCAGCATTTTTGATGCGAACGGGAAGAATATTCCCTGTACGGTCATACAAGCCGGGCCATGTGTGGTAACCCAGGTCCGGATCAAGGAGGTTGATGGTTACGAAGCCATCCAGCTTGCTTTTGATGATGCCAAGCCTAAGCATATAAATAAACCTTTAAAAGGACATTTTGCTAAGGCCGGGGCTGCTCCCAAGCGGATTACCAGGGAATTTACCAGATTTGAAGTTGGTCACACAAAGAAATTCGGTGATATTTTGTATGTGGATGTTTTTGAAGAAGGGGAATATGTTGATGTTGTGGGGACGAGCAAGGGAAAAGGATTTCAGGGCGTAGTCAACAGGCACAATTTCAGTGGTGTTGGTGACTCTACCCATGGCCAGCACAACCGGCTGAGGGCGCCGGGATCAATCGGGGCTTCATCTTATCCTTCACGCGTTTTTAAAGGTATGCGGATGGCCGGACAGATGGGAGACCATCGCGTTAAACTGATCAACCTTCAGGTGTTGAAAATCATCCCGGAAAAGAACCTCATCCTTGTTAAAGGTGCTGTACCGGGTGCTAAAGGTTCATATGTAATTATAGAAAGATGGAGCTAG